From Gimesia panareensis, the proteins below share one genomic window:
- a CDS encoding TIGR03546 family protein has translation MSYWLRSLRFLASAFSGVSSPRQLALGFSMGMVIGLVPKDNLIALMLLFILASSKVNLCSASLATLLFSWLGVLLDPLSHLLGRNVLCAPALQEFWKSVYQLPLAPWTDFNNTVVMGSLVLGLCLFYPAYRFTRPLFEKYTPIVAERLQKYWIVKILWGTEVGAVVGEVS, from the coding sequence ATGTCTTACTGGCTTCGCTCTCTGCGGTTTCTGGCCAGCGCCTTCAGTGGCGTTTCATCACCCCGTCAACTGGCCCTGGGGTTCAGTATGGGAATGGTGATCGGTCTGGTCCCCAAAGACAATCTGATCGCTTTGATGCTGCTGTTTATCCTGGCGAGTTCCAAGGTCAATCTCTGTTCTGCCTCGCTGGCGACACTGCTCTTTTCCTGGCTGGGCGTGTTACTCGACCCTCTGAGTCATCTCCTGGGGCGCAATGTTCTATGTGCACCAGCGCTACAGGAATTCTGGAAATCGGTCTATCAACTCCCGCTGGCTCCCTGGACTGACTTTAACAATACGGTCGTGATGGGCAGCCTCGTCCTGGGATTGTGTCTGTTCTACCCGGCCTATCGTTTCACCCGACCTCTGTTTGAAAAATACACGCCCATCGTGGCAGAGCGGTTGCAGAAGTACTGGATTGTGAAAATCCTCTGGGGGACTGAAGTCGGGGCGGTTGTAGGAGAAGTCTCATGA
- a CDS encoding porin has translation MIKFSQWIVVALAISTHSFVLGGETFPESEFLNESVPASESSLYQPISLSVPEETTCAPGATCSPDSMAAQDCVNQLCLPECQCCNFLDQFLLNHSPVYPTLSSRRIRVGGWLDQGFTGNFQKPSNNFNLPVTFNDRSNEYQMNQLYLFVERPVDFGGDQADWGFRADMLYGTDYFYTTAFGLETRSDGQPHWNSSNGPRTANGYNYSMYGLALPQLYAEVYLPFLSGVSIKAGHFYTPIGYERVMAPDNFFYSHSYTMQYGEPFTHTGILGTVQVNDQLQLLAGIARGWNAWEDPNDDAELLAGIGWTSASQDTNINLTMTTGDQDNGASSSANRTLISFVLSHNFTDCLTYVFQSDFGIQDNGTINNQFQVVPAKWYSFNQYLYYDVTEKFAVGARFEYFRDQNFSRVLQLPQFLSTGGNYYELTVGANWRPHPCVTVRPELRFDWSDTRTPLLNVQGPYRNFQSDYQVLLGGDVIIRF, from the coding sequence ATGATTAAATTTTCACAATGGATTGTGGTTGCTCTCGCGATCAGTACGCACAGTTTCGTATTGGGTGGAGAAACCTTTCCGGAATCCGAATTCCTGAATGAATCGGTACCTGCCTCGGAATCGAGTCTCTATCAGCCGATCTCGTTGAGTGTTCCGGAAGAAACAACTTGCGCACCAGGCGCCACATGCTCACCAGACTCGATGGCTGCCCAGGATTGCGTAAATCAGCTCTGCCTGCCGGAATGTCAATGCTGCAATTTCCTGGATCAGTTTCTGCTGAATCACTCTCCAGTGTATCCTACGCTGAGTTCTCGCCGGATTCGTGTGGGTGGCTGGCTCGATCAGGGCTTCACGGGGAACTTCCAGAAACCTTCCAACAATTTCAACCTCCCAGTCACCTTTAACGATCGCTCCAATGAATATCAGATGAATCAGCTGTACCTGTTCGTCGAGCGACCTGTTGATTTTGGCGGGGATCAGGCCGACTGGGGTTTCCGGGCAGACATGCTCTACGGTACGGATTACTTCTACACCACAGCTTTCGGTCTGGAAACCCGCTCTGACGGTCAACCGCACTGGAACAGCTCAAATGGTCCTCGTACCGCGAACGGATACAACTACTCCATGTACGGCCTGGCGCTGCCTCAGCTGTACGCCGAAGTCTATCTCCCGTTCCTGTCAGGTGTGAGCATCAAAGCCGGTCACTTCTACACTCCCATCGGTTACGAACGTGTCATGGCCCCCGATAACTTCTTCTACTCACATTCCTATACAATGCAGTACGGGGAACCGTTCACTCATACCGGCATCCTGGGTACCGTGCAGGTCAACGATCAGCTGCAACTGCTGGCTGGTATCGCCCGGGGCTGGAATGCCTGGGAAGATCCAAATGACGACGCAGAACTGCTGGCCGGCATCGGCTGGACCAGTGCCAGCCAGGATACCAACATCAACCTGACGATGACAACAGGCGACCAGGACAATGGCGCCAGCAGCTCAGCCAACCGGACACTGATCAGTTTTGTGTTATCGCATAACTTCACTGACTGCCTGACCTACGTCTTCCAGAGTGATTTTGGGATCCAGGACAACGGAACGATCAACAACCAGTTCCAGGTGGTTCCCGCCAAGTGGTACTCTTTCAATCAGTACCTGTACTACGACGTGACCGAGAAATTCGCCGTCGGTGCCCGTTTCGAATACTTCCGGGACCAGAACTTCTCACGAGTACTGCAGCTGCCTCAGTTCCTTTCCACAGGTGGAAACTACTATGAACTCACGGTCGGAGCCAACTGGCGACCGCACCCCTGCGTGACTGTACGACCGGAACTGCGGTTTGACTGGTCTGATACCAGAACACCGCTGCTCAACGTGCAGGGGCCTTACCGCAACTTCCAGTCAGACTACCAGGTCCTGCTGGGCGGCGACGTCATCATTCGCTTCTAA
- a CDS encoding TIGR03545 family protein, whose translation MKWSYLLPRLALAAIIWTFFAFAFDPLVRSGLVQMSQSVTGTRVEIYDLKTGFFPPSLKTGPVAIASPAKDKSYLATFSEMELKLSGRPLLQRNLIVEEASILGMEFNPPRTSDLEGTDDSDAGSAFHLNFDPFRKKSKQLGKAWLDVLKQSAAEQIDLDRLATVRVSKQVESEWKQRFEQYETRLDQVKQELDSVQSSVKTAEGKTLDKIKTYAESADRVDRLVKEGKQIREELNGLPQIAQRDFQRIEQAKEQDLAQLDELMDSVSPDPQKILHALIGEELSAQVEQVFGWSNLVFQTVKSMRDEPEPERMQGEWIDFQPAGALPDVLFKQIRLSGMARVNQQKYPFQALVRELSSAPTEYQRPIHLQARIDAEGEVKLAGDLKFYMDRPTHDFVVKFQLPRPKTIQLEDSDKLSLALIADQTECVSQISLREKDFACRVEFRQTPVRFEFASSQSGIKPLAQVVSRALSSIDSVSATLEGSGSYSQPVWKIESETGQQIAQGMKLACQAEIGRQKQELAQQIEELAQRERTELVEKLNRQYSGVLADLEKEETRVQSVIQKVSGRPLDIRRLLR comes from the coding sequence ATGAAGTGGAGTTATCTGCTGCCCCGCCTGGCCCTGGCCGCGATCATCTGGACTTTTTTTGCCTTCGCCTTCGATCCACTCGTCCGCTCCGGGCTGGTTCAAATGAGCCAGTCAGTGACAGGGACCCGTGTGGAAATCTACGATCTCAAGACCGGGTTCTTTCCCCCGTCCCTCAAAACGGGACCGGTGGCGATCGCCAGCCCGGCAAAAGACAAAAGCTATCTGGCCACGTTTTCTGAAATGGAACTGAAACTCTCGGGACGGCCGCTGCTGCAACGGAACCTGATTGTCGAAGAAGCCTCCATTCTCGGAATGGAATTCAATCCGCCCCGGACCTCCGATCTGGAAGGAACCGATGATTCCGATGCGGGCAGTGCATTTCATTTGAACTTCGACCCCTTCCGGAAAAAGTCAAAACAGTTGGGAAAAGCGTGGCTGGATGTACTGAAGCAGTCGGCAGCCGAGCAGATCGACCTCGATCGACTGGCAACGGTGCGGGTCTCGAAGCAGGTGGAGTCGGAATGGAAACAGCGATTTGAGCAGTATGAAACCCGGCTGGATCAGGTGAAACAGGAACTGGATTCCGTGCAATCCTCCGTGAAAACAGCGGAAGGCAAGACCCTGGACAAAATCAAGACGTATGCGGAATCGGCCGATCGCGTCGATCGGCTGGTGAAGGAAGGTAAGCAGATCCGGGAGGAACTCAACGGCCTGCCCCAGATTGCGCAACGGGATTTCCAGCGGATCGAGCAGGCGAAAGAACAGGATCTGGCGCAGCTGGACGAATTGATGGACTCGGTTTCTCCCGATCCCCAGAAGATTCTGCACGCCTTGATTGGCGAGGAACTGTCTGCACAGGTGGAGCAGGTGTTTGGCTGGTCGAATCTGGTTTTTCAGACCGTCAAGTCGATGCGCGACGAACCGGAACCGGAGCGGATGCAGGGGGAGTGGATCGACTTCCAACCTGCAGGGGCGCTGCCCGATGTGCTGTTCAAGCAGATTCGACTGAGCGGAATGGCCCGTGTGAATCAGCAGAAATACCCGTTTCAGGCACTCGTCAGAGAGCTCTCTTCTGCGCCGACTGAGTATCAGCGTCCGATTCACCTGCAGGCCCGGATCGACGCCGAAGGAGAGGTCAAACTGGCAGGAGATCTCAAATTCTATATGGACCGGCCAACACACGATTTTGTGGTGAAGTTTCAATTACCCAGGCCTAAGACAATTCAACTGGAAGATTCCGACAAGTTGTCACTGGCGCTGATCGCGGATCAGACCGAGTGTGTCTCGCAGATTTCGTTGCGGGAAAAGGATTTCGCCTGCCGCGTCGAATTTCGGCAGACGCCCGTGCGGTTTGAATTCGCATCCTCCCAATCGGGAATCAAGCCCCTGGCTCAGGTCGTGTCTCGCGCGCTGTCTTCGATTGATTCCGTCTCAGCGACGCTGGAAGGATCGGGAAGTTACAGTCAGCCGGTGTGGAAGATTGAATCGGAAACGGGGCAGCAGATTGCCCAGGGGATGAAGCTGGCCTGTCAGGCGGAAATCGGCAGACAGAAACAGGAACTGGCGCAGCAGATTGAAGAGTTGGCCCAACGTGAGCGGACAGAACTGGTGGAGAAGCTGAATCGGCAGTACTCGGGTGTGCTCGCTGATCTGGAGAAGGAAGAGACCCGGGTGCAGTCGGTGATTCAGAAGGTTTCCGGTCGGCCACTGGACATCCGCAGACTGTTGCGGTAG
- a CDS encoding cation diffusion facilitator family transporter, with protein MTASDSSGKPNLPSQAPLLEEFPEPLTLSDDVSRVRRRRTTRLMKVAWVGITVRLFVIVMELVGLWFLGHSVLLVDALASCADVFTSLAILFAIRLAEQPPDEDHPFGHGRYEPLAGFQLGILILVVGTGTFGYQLVAAFSHIQYEVIGWVSWTIPLFAAVLLEVTCRVVLRMARQEKSTAMIAEAYHYRTDALTSFLAALGLLIASWIPAYGHLIDHITAMLLAVIMIYLGWVAARENLHELTDKIPDQKYFDLVRASALKVEGVLDVEKVRIQTAGPDAHVNIDIEVNPNETVDQAHLFAQQVRHQIQHDWPSVREVVVHVEPFYEDDH; from the coding sequence ATGACAGCTTCCGACAGTTCTGGAAAGCCGAATCTGCCGTCGCAGGCTCCTCTGCTGGAGGAGTTTCCGGAGCCGTTGACGTTGTCGGACGATGTCTCCCGGGTCCGTCGCAGGAGAACGACCAGGCTGATGAAGGTGGCCTGGGTCGGAATCACCGTGCGGCTGTTCGTGATTGTGATGGAACTGGTGGGGCTCTGGTTTCTGGGACATTCGGTCCTGCTGGTTGACGCTCTGGCAAGCTGTGCCGACGTATTTACCTCGCTGGCGATTCTGTTTGCGATCCGCCTGGCGGAGCAGCCGCCCGATGAGGATCATCCTTTCGGTCACGGACGGTACGAGCCCCTGGCGGGATTTCAGCTGGGGATTTTAATCCTGGTGGTAGGGACGGGCACCTTCGGATATCAACTGGTGGCGGCCTTCAGTCATATCCAGTATGAAGTGATTGGCTGGGTGAGCTGGACGATTCCCCTGTTTGCCGCTGTTCTGCTGGAAGTGACCTGTCGCGTGGTACTCCGTATGGCCCGACAGGAGAAGAGCACAGCGATGATTGCTGAGGCCTATCATTACCGAACGGATGCCCTGACCAGCTTTCTGGCCGCACTGGGACTCTTGATTGCCAGTTGGATTCCCGCTTATGGGCATCTGATCGATCATATTACGGCGATGCTGCTGGCAGTGATCATGATCTATCTGGGCTGGGTGGCCGCCCGTGAGAACCTGCACGAGCTGACGGACAAGATTCCGGATCAGAAGTACTTTGACCTGGTGCGGGCTTCTGCGCTCAAGGTGGAAGGTGTGCTGGATGTGGAAAAGGTCCGGATCCAGACCGCGGGACCGGACGCACACGTGAATATTGATATCGAAGTCAACCCGAACGAAACGGTCGACCAGGCGCACCTGTTCGCACAGCAGGTCAGACATCAGATTCAGCACGACTGGCCTTCCGTGAGGGAGGTTGTCGTGCACGTTGAACCATTCTATGAAGATGATCACTGA
- a CDS encoding DUF1559 domain-containing protein: protein MSIRQGHRRGFTLIELLVVIAIIAILIALLLPAVQQAREAARRSQCKNNLKQIGLALHNYHDAYTTLPPAMCLTLNGSDFGQWGPQARLLPYLDQANLQNLINFSLPYNTQVAAVKTRVPTYMCPSEVNDRASLEDGISQYPINYAANMGNWLVFNPTNGTAGNGAFGPNSKIKMRDFIDGTSNTISFSEVKAFQPNVKEGGSPTATPPSQASVVGGWGGGNFSDDNGHTEWVEGRVHQDGFTTTFVPNTKVPYVSGSQTYDIDYTSMEEGDSGSSPTYAAVTSRSYHIGVVHSLLMDGAVRSISSNIDLGVWRALGTRAGGEVIGEF from the coding sequence GTGTCTATACGCCAAGGCCATCGTCGTGGATTTACATTAATTGAACTGCTGGTCGTGATTGCCATCATTGCGATTCTGATCGCCTTACTGTTACCGGCAGTCCAGCAGGCCCGGGAAGCGGCCCGGCGTTCGCAGTGCAAAAACAATCTGAAACAGATTGGCCTGGCGTTACACAATTATCATGACGCCTATACCACCCTGCCCCCCGCCATGTGTCTGACCCTCAACGGTTCCGACTTTGGCCAGTGGGGCCCCCAGGCCCGGCTGCTGCCTTATCTGGATCAGGCGAATCTGCAGAATCTGATCAATTTTTCTCTGCCTTACAATACGCAGGTGGCTGCTGTCAAAACCCGGGTACCGACTTATATGTGCCCCAGCGAGGTCAACGACAGAGCGAGCCTGGAAGATGGGATCAGCCAGTATCCGATCAATTATGCCGCCAATATGGGGAACTGGCTGGTATTCAATCCGACGAATGGTACTGCTGGAAATGGGGCCTTTGGTCCGAACAGCAAGATCAAAATGCGGGATTTCATTGATGGAACCAGCAATACGATCTCCTTCAGCGAAGTCAAAGCGTTTCAGCCAAACGTGAAAGAAGGGGGCAGTCCCACAGCGACACCACCGTCCCAGGCATCGGTCGTGGGCGGCTGGGGAGGCGGGAATTTCTCAGATGACAATGGTCATACGGAATGGGTCGAAGGCCGCGTGCATCAGGACGGATTCACGACCACCTTTGTGCCGAATACGAAGGTACCCTACGTAAGCGGCAGCCAGACGTACGATATTGATTACACGTCCATGGAAGAAGGAGATTCAGGGTCGAGTCCAACGTATGCCGCCGTCACATCGCGGAGTTATCACATCGGAGTGGTGCATTCGCTGCTGATGGATGGTGCGGTTCGTTCGATTTCCTCCAATATTGATCTGGGAGTCTGGCGGGCACTGGGGACCCGGGCCGGCGGCGAAGTGATCGGGGAATTCTAG
- a CDS encoding M24 family metallopeptidase: MTIVAVNAHAPISSGEIPTTDPRRATDVEHKQQQIISLLEAHNLDAMLLQTPENMAWFTAGAELTRTGANDPCAAVFITQDARLIACSNVDANQIFDRAIPGLGFQIKTRPWHEPLSQLIRDLCKGRNVASDTGVEGTLNLSDELKSLRFPFTELEGERIRELGKLVSHAVEATARRVERGNTEQEIAGCLSHRLLKHGVTPKRLQVMADGQSIRYRHWGYGEDRLERYCVISAVGSQNGLHAAATRTVSLGKPPSSIVKSHHLALLMQATGMYFSKPGWELFDTWNRVKRIYEKYDCADEWQHADQADIMGYQSAETSILLNSDFKFQPGMAACWHPSVGPAMTGDTILIEADQTIMITPMEQWPSAKIMVKENQLTLPDILILPDEA, from the coding sequence ATGACCATCGTAGCAGTAAATGCTCATGCACCGATTTCTTCCGGAGAAATTCCCACGACAGATCCTCGTCGCGCCACAGACGTAGAACATAAACAACAGCAGATCATCTCACTCCTGGAAGCACACAACCTGGATGCCATGCTGCTGCAGACGCCGGAAAACATGGCCTGGTTTACTGCTGGTGCCGAGCTGACCCGTACCGGTGCCAATGACCCCTGTGCCGCAGTCTTCATTACCCAGGATGCCCGTCTGATTGCGTGCAGCAATGTCGACGCGAATCAGATTTTTGACCGGGCGATTCCGGGGCTGGGTTTTCAGATCAAGACCCGTCCCTGGCACGAGCCTCTGTCGCAGCTGATCCGGGATTTGTGTAAGGGACGGAATGTGGCCAGTGACACCGGCGTCGAAGGAACTCTGAATCTGTCTGACGAATTGAAGTCGCTGCGGTTCCCGTTTACGGAACTGGAAGGGGAACGCATTCGGGAACTGGGGAAACTGGTTTCGCATGCGGTAGAAGCAACCGCACGTCGCGTCGAACGGGGGAACACCGAACAGGAAATCGCCGGTTGTCTGTCGCACCGCCTGCTGAAGCACGGGGTGACTCCGAAGCGATTGCAGGTGATGGCGGACGGGCAGAGTATCCGCTATCGTCACTGGGGCTATGGTGAGGATCGCCTGGAACGCTACTGCGTGATCTCTGCAGTCGGTTCCCAGAATGGTCTGCATGCCGCTGCGACCCGTACGGTTTCTCTGGGTAAACCGCCGTCGAGTATCGTCAAATCACATCATCTGGCATTGCTGATGCAGGCCACTGGCATGTATTTCTCCAAGCCGGGTTGGGAACTGTTTGATACCTGGAACCGGGTGAAACGCATCTACGAAAAGTATGACTGTGCTGATGAGTGGCAACACGCAGATCAGGCAGACATCATGGGCTATCAGTCAGCAGAGACTTCAATTTTGCTCAACAGTGATTTCAAGTTTCAGCCCGGGATGGCTGCGTGCTGGCATCCTTCCGTCGGCCCCGCCATGACGGGGGACACCATTTTGATTGAAGCAGACCAGACCATCATGATTACCCCGATGGAGCAATGGCCTTCCGCGAAGATTATGGTGAAGGAAAACCAGTTGACCCTGCCTGATATTCTGATTCTGCCTGACGAAGCCTGA